A genomic stretch from bacterium includes:
- a CDS encoding VOC family protein, producing the protein MQKITNCLWFDKQALEAAKFYVSIFKRGSKILDVSYYGKEGREVHGMPEGTVLVAEFSLRGQRFTALNGGPLFKFTEAISLQVHCKDQKEIDHFWKKLSQGGDPKAQACGWLKDKYGVSWQIVPAAMKKWMSGKDPVRRDRVMKAFLPMKKLDIKTIQRAYEGR; encoded by the coding sequence ATGCAAAAGATCACCAATTGCCTTTGGTTCGACAAGCAAGCCCTGGAGGCGGCCAAGTTCTACGTCTCCATCTTCAAGAGGGGATCCAAGATCCTGGATGTTTCCTATTACGGCAAGGAAGGCCGCGAGGTCCACGGCATGCCCGAAGGGACCGTCCTGGTCGCCGAATTCAGCCTAAGGGGCCAGCGTTTCACCGCCTTGAACGGCGGTCCCCTCTTCAAGTTCACCGAAGCCATCTCCCTCCAGGTCCATTGCAAGGACCAGAAGGAGATCGACCATTTCTGGAAAAAGCTCTCCCAGGGGGGCGATCCCAAGGCCCAAGCCTGCGGCTGGCTCAAGGACAAGTACGGCGTTTCCTGGCAGATCGTGCCGGCCGCCATGAAAAAATGGATGTCGGGCAAGGATCCGGTGCGCCGGGACCGGGTCATGAAGGCCTTCCTTCCCATGAAAAAACTCGATATCAAGACCATCCAAAGGGCTTACGAAGGCCGGTGA